From Flavobacteriales bacterium, the proteins below share one genomic window:
- a CDS encoding exo-alpha-sialidase: protein MKKLLSLIVLVATAVGVNGQSEYYNVRIHSAYGGIGPCEPSIAVSLSDPNIVVAGAVLNDVYGSTDGGFTWSIQKLRSPYGVWGDPCIVSNSKGHFHFLHLSDPTGQNWASEEILDRIVCQTSTNGGKSWGNGTYMGMNHPKDQDKEWAAVDLRNDALYASWTEFDDYGSTNYPEDRSRILFSRYTGEGDGGWTNPIVLSKLEGNCVDSDSTTEGAVPAVGPDGQIYVAWSFDDKIYFDRSEDGGATWLEKDLVVADQPGGWDIDISGVGRCNGMPVTGCDVSGGENNGRIYVNWADQRNGAKDTDIFVAYSDDQGNTWSDPVRVNDDGAGAQQFLTWMAVDPATGHVYIVFYDRRNHKGDATDVYLASSSDGGETWINERISEEPFTPNGGVFFGDYNNISAVDGVVRPIWTRQDGRETSIWTAIINK, encoded by the coding sequence ATGAAAAAACTGCTTTCCCTTATTGTACTCGTTGCCACTGCCGTTGGCGTCAACGGCCAATCCGAGTATTACAATGTTAGGATTCATTCCGCCTACGGCGGGATTGGCCCCTGTGAACCTTCGATAGCCGTAAGCTTGTCCGATCCAAATATCGTGGTGGCAGGAGCCGTGCTGAACGACGTGTATGGGAGCACCGACGGAGGCTTTACCTGGTCGATCCAAAAGCTGCGTTCACCATATGGCGTGTGGGGTGATCCGTGTATTGTATCGAACAGCAAAGGGCATTTCCACTTTTTACACTTGAGCGATCCAACGGGTCAAAATTGGGCCAGCGAAGAGATCCTCGATCGCATTGTTTGTCAAACCTCTACCAACGGAGGAAAATCGTGGGGAAATGGAACCTATATGGGAATGAACCACCCCAAAGATCAGGATAAGGAATGGGCTGCCGTGGATCTGCGCAACGATGCGCTGTACGCATCGTGGACCGAATTCGACGACTATGGGTCAACGAACTATCCGGAGGACCGCTCTCGAATCTTGTTCTCGCGGTATACGGGAGAGGGTGACGGCGGCTGGACAAACCCCATCGTCCTTAGCAAGCTCGAAGGAAATTGCGTGGATAGCGACAGCACAACTGAAGGGGCAGTTCCGGCTGTGGGGCCCGATGGTCAAATCTACGTTGCCTGGTCTTTCGACGATAAAATTTACTTCGATCGTTCAGAGGACGGAGGAGCTACCTGGCTCGAAAAAGATCTTGTAGTGGCCGATCAGCCCGGGGGATGGGATATAGACATCTCCGGTGTCGGCCGTTGCAACGGAATGCCTGTAACAGGGTGCGACGTCAGTGGCGGTGAAAACAATGGCCGCATTTATGTGAATTGGGCCGATCAACGAAATGGAGCCAAGGACACGGATATTTTCGTTGCGTATAGCGACGACCAGGGAAACACCTGGAGCGATCCGGTTCGTGTAAATGACGATGGTGCCGGAGCACAGCAATTCCTTACCTGGATGGCCGTAGATCCGGCGACGGGTCACGTTTATATCGTGTTTTACGACCGCAGGAATCACAAGGGGGATGCTACCGATGTTTATTTGGCATCGAGCAGCGACGGTGGCGAAACCTGGATCAATGAGCGTATAAGCGAAGAGCCCTTTACCCCGAACGGTGGAGTGTTCTTTGGGGATTACAATAATATATCGGCAGTTGACGGAGTAGTTCGGCCTATTTGGACCCGGCAAGATGGTCGTGAGACCAGTATATGGACAGCCATAATCAATAAATAA